A window of Synergistaceae bacterium genomic DNA:
ATGCCGTGACGGAACCTTCTACACGGGCTGGACGGAGGATCTCGAAAAAAGGCTCCAGACCCACAACGAGGGCCGTGGCAGCCGTTACACCCGCTCTCGGCTTCCGGTGGAACTGGCGTATTTCGAGAAGCACGACTCCAAACGCGAGGCCATGCGCCGCGAGCGGGCGATCAAAAAAATGACCCGACCTCAGAAAGAAAGGCTGATGAGCGGGTAAAACAGGAAAAATATCAGACTTTTACAGCAGGAGAAAAACTCTGTCGCGGCTCACACCAAGTTGCTTTCAACAGGGAGTTAACAGTATAATAATCTCAGGCAACCGGTAAGCGAGAGGGGGAGATTATTATGCGACGACCGACGCCTGTCCCTGAAAACAGAATTATGGAATTGGAAGATTTCCGGAAAAAAAGCTGGCCTGGGTTTGAGTTTCAGCGTTTTTTGTGTGTTTGGCTGAGAATTGCAAAGAATTTATCGACGAAGGATATTGCCCATATAACAGGATGGAATGTGAACACAGTACGTTGCACGCAAAAGGATTTCATCGACAACGGAGTATCGGCTTTACTTGAAATGAAACGAGGCGGGCGTAATCACGCGAATCTAACGGCAGAGGAAGAGAATGAATTGCTTGCATCTTTTGAAGCAAGTGCGGAAAAGGGATCGATGCTGACAGCGAATGAGATCAAAGAAGCGCTTGAACAGCGTGCAGGGCATAAAATACACAAAACAACGGTGTACAGGATGTTGCATCGTCATGGCTGGCGCAAAATAATGCCGAAGCCGGGTCATCCAAAGC
This region includes:
- a CDS encoding winged helix-turn-helix domain-containing protein; the protein is MRRPTPVPENRIMELEDFRKKSWPGFEFQRFLCVWLRIAKNLSTKDIAHITGWNVNTVRCTQKDFIDNGVSALLEMKRGGRNHANLTAEEENELLASFEASAEKGSMLTANEIKEALEQRAGHKIHKTTVYRMLHRHGWRKIMPKPGHPKRDKEAGEAFKKGASPNRQRRLRQTGSRSE
- a CDS encoding GIY-YIG nuclease family protein, whose translation is MSYTYILRCRDGTFYTGWTEDLEKRLQTHNEGRGSRYTRSRLPVELAYFEKHDSKREAMRRERAIKKMTRPQKERLMSG